A stretch of DNA from Cannabis sativa cultivar Pink pepper isolate KNU-18-1 chromosome X, ASM2916894v1, whole genome shotgun sequence:
CGAGCCTTGGATCACACGCAGCGGTGCATTTGGGCCAATTATCAGATTTTTGAGCCACTTGGTTGCCCCAAACAATAGTCCCACAAACTGAGGCAGAGGCAGAGACACCCCACCATTACTCAACATACATTATCAATTTCAACAACATTACATATATGTATGGCAATGAAGAAATGACTGACCACTGCAATGGTTGGGGGTGCCAATAACTCCTCTCTTATCATGTGAAGAATTTGACCAACTCTACTCcctgatgataatgatgatatGTGCTCTAGTTCCTGTAGTGACTTAAACAATTACaaataaggaaaagaggaaACCAAGAAAGGGGTGACATGACTTACAGTAGTTGTTGTAGTAGTGTTGATTTCTGATACTATAAAatcaagatgatgatgatgatcatcatcattattatcCTTGTTGGTATTGGTAAGAAGGTGAGTTTGGTGATCTCCATCTAGATCTGCATTGGGTGTCTTTGTGATCTCCTCCTGTTGGGGCTGAGCTTGAGATTGGGATGCTTCTAGTGCTTTAAATTTTATAGATGATGTTCTAATAAGGTGATAAGTGTAAGTCCAGATGTAAAACCCACCTAGCTGCAGAGAACTTATAAATCATTATGAATTCAgatagtaactagtaactagtaactagtaactagtaaTTACATACTGCCATAGAGAAGGATGCATAGGAGAGAGCAGCAGAACGGCATTTGTTGGTGTCACCAAATGGGGTTCCAGTTTCGTTGCAGATAGCAGGCACAATTATGATCACCAGGTTACCCAAGTTACctattcattcattcattcattcattcatttgGATATTATAGATATTATAGATATAAGAGAGTTTGATTTAGGTACCTGCAGAGCAAGTGGCTATGATGAGACCTTCAAGATGAGGTTTAGGCCTTGTAATCTTCACCACTATCCATCCAAGTATCCCTCCTATTACAAAGGTAAGCAAGATATTGAGTGGCATAAACCACCTGCACCACACCACACCACTCTTACTTTTAGTCTCTTACTATATATGAACAAAcatatttaataacaaaaaacatatgttattatgtatgtctaCCATGAAATAAGATCTTCAAGAGTAATGGTCTGAACTAGACTGGCGAAAATGTAACAAGGAGAGAAAACCACGAACACAAGCTGCATATCCATTCACATGATACATATCAAATTAATATATGATAAGTAACATAGATTGATTGATTGATTGATTGAttattattacataaaataaaacacaGAGATATGGGCtttaataccttgttcaaggaAGATAACatatgaagaggaagaagattagaatAGTGAGAAGCCAAGAAAGCTCCAATCAAACTCACTATCAGAACTTCTAAGATGGGCATAGAGGCCACTTCTAACATATTCCAGAACCCCATTTCGTCCAACTTAACCActtaactctctctctctctctctctctctctctctctctctctctctctctcttatacTCAATTTCTTcagtaataattaaataaagataGACCCtttgtcaaaaataaaatgaaaaataaagatCCAAGATATGTGGCGATGCATACTTATAGGAAGTAACCATGCAAGTAGTACTCTACTAATTTGTCATTATTTCATGAATCACATCTACACTTATGTCACctgttttttatattcttttccttttttaacTTCTTTCTTTGGATGTCTgctgataattatttttttggtacaattattataaatacatatgaatttgttcatGGAATCATGTTAAAAtcctcctttttctttttttgaataaGCTAAAATCCATCTTTTTAGAACATGGAagttagtattttttatttggaAACTCCTGACCagactaaataaatataatacaatataaatTGGAAATCAATAACTTTCTAATGTtgataaactaaaatattccaagagtgatatatatattttaatctcTTAATCATGATGATTGTGGGGTCATACACCATGTGAGGTGAGTCCCACCTATTACCTAAACACTCTATCTAGTATTTGGTGTTATCTTTAATTAcaccatttaaaaaaaatgaaaggtaCAATTAGACTGTCAAAATAAGAGATTAACAGTTACAGTATGTAGCTTTTTGTTTCACATTAGGCTTGATTGATTATTGATCATTAATTAGATCCCATTCTTATCCGTTTGGTTATATTGGTTTCCTGCAAAAAGAAGTATGCATCGTCTTTATCACTTACGTTTGGAAAAGAAATTCTAAATATTGtacgccgtctgtgggaatcgaACCCACGACCACGTGGTTAAAAGCCACGCGCTCTACCGGCTGAGCTAAGACGGCTTGTGCCAATTAATTGGAACAGTCTTattaatatacatttatttttttgaataagatAACCACTTAAGGGTGTTCCTCCAATATTTTTAGGCCTATCCGATCTAATTATATATTGAATattagattttaccatccgatccaattaatttcagtCATTCAATCGATCCAATATCTATtggatattggattggatcggttctatccgTTAGATGtatttcacatatatttattgatttaatttaaattcattcaatattttaaatatagtattttttggatcagatcggatccatataatattttattttaaattagtatATATTGGATTGAATTTGATCCATCTAAtctaagaaaaagagaaattttaatattaatttttatatatacatatattttacgtataacaatataaaatctaattactcatccaaactaaataaaaatattaattagttcgATTAGATGTTGAATGTATTAGATTTATAGTCCGTTGTAATTAAATCAGTCGGTTGTCATTGAATTTGATGATTTATGCAGACCCCTAAATACCATTTATTAGTTTGTAGAAATGTCCAAGAAATTAACACAAACCCAAAATGGCTTCTACAAAATGTTCACTGCTTTCTTTAAGTTATTGAACTCGAGgttcttttaaaaaaagaaaaaattctatAACATAACCAAATAAAACAATGGTATTGGATTGAGGATTTTATTTGCTTTAATACGTTCAAATAATGtattaatatttctttttcattcttTTCTAAAGAAATAAAGTATCAATAATCATTATTGGGAATCATCTAGTTTGGTTTTGACGAATATTATGAAGAAAAAGGTGATATATTCAAATGCAGTAACTATAACTAACTAGTAAGAAGCACAGTAGTagattgaagatgaaaataaaatCCAATTGAAATTGCTTCTTTTGAATACAAGAAATAATAGTAACAATAATGGAGAAGTTACATTAATTATGAGTGTAAAGTGACTTAAGAAGACTAAAATTTGCTTCTAGGCATAGGTAGTACTAGTCAGTCAGTCTTGTCCTGCTGTGATCCAATCTCTTGCAAGTAATGCTCCGCTTCCAATGCTGCCATGCACCCTGCATTTCGAATCCCAATCCCAAACAAAATTCTCTCATCAATCATCAACAAtcatgtatatgtatatgcacTTTCCCTCTCAAACTCCATAAACAAATTCAATAAACAACTTGTTTGCTTTGTTTCTGTTTCTGTTGTTCTTCTCTTAACATAAAACAAGAGAATAAATATGCATTCTTTCTTGGCTATGCTTCCTAGATTCAGAGAGTACAATAATGCATAGACAATAGTTCGGGACTAAGATCCTAAATAGCCTTCTTTGTTTTGTTTGCTAAAACACAATGTACTATCTCATCCATAACAAGTTCAATTTAATTCAATACACAACTTCATTAACAACTTTCTAACTattaacataaaacaaaaatgaagaagaagaagaaagaagttaCCAGTCCCGGCAGCTGTAACAGCCTGCCTATACTTCTTGTCCTGAACATCACCAGCTGCAAAAACTCCACGCACACTGGTCACAGTGCTACCTGGCTTGGTGGCAACGTACCCATCTGAGTCCAGCTCAAGCTGACCATCCAAAAACTTGGTGGCAGGCTCATGCCCAATTGCAAAGAACAGTCCAGACACCTTCAAATCACTCACTTCACCACTCACTGAGTTCTTGATCTTCAACCCACCCAGATTATTCTTCTTATCTCCCTCTCCGTACGCCTCCACCACCGCAGAATTCCACACCACTTTGATCTTAGGGTTACTCAGAGCTCGATTCTGCATAATCTTCGAAGCCCTGAAGCTGTCCCTCCTGTGGATTATGTACACCTCCGATCCATACTTGGTCAAGAAGTTAGCTTCCTCCATCGCCGAGTCTCCTCCACCAATCACCGCAAGTGGCTTGTTACGGAAGATTGGGGCAGCACCGTCGCAAACGGCGCAGGCCGAAATCCCACGGTTCCAGAATCCGTCTTTTCCCTCACCCGATCCGGCGAACTCGAGTCTTTTGGCAACAGCGCCGGTTGCGACGATGACGGAGTCGGCAATAACGGTCTTGGAATCGGAGAATATCTTAAAGGGAGTTGCGGAGAAGTCAACGCGAGAGACGGTTTCGGTGAAGATTTGAGTGCCGAATCGGAGAGATTGGCTACGGAATCGGTCTGTGAGTTCGATTCCAAGGATGCCATCTGGAAAGCCGGGAAAATTCTCGacgtcggaggtggtggtgagctGGCCACCGGGGGCGATGTCGTTAGCCATCCAACCCTCGAAGAGAATAGGGTTGAGCTCGGCACGAGCAGCGTAGATTGCGGCAGTGTGGGCTGCGGGGCCACTTCCGATGATGCAAAGCTTGGTGGTGAGAGTGTTGGGAGCATCCATGGCGATGgcggaggaggaagaagaagaagtagcAGCAATGGCGGCGGTGGTGGAGGTTGAAGCAACAAAGGAACGAGCTTTTTtgagaagagaaaagagagttttTTGGTTTGGGCGGAAACTCATTTCTATTGGTATACACCTCTCTTCATATTCCCCTATTacacaaattaataattatttcttttttatttaacaaaagatatCGCAGAAAAACAgatttaaaattgattttttttgtttgaaaattcTATAACGCACATGGAGTCTTtactactatattttttttatttattttggcattccaaaaattcaaaataattttttagtttaaattttttttataattatttacgttatagttattataaatattctataaaattttaaaaaatttaacacgttaaaaataagattcaaaCAATTTATATGTTTTCtaagatttttcaaattttttaaaattttgctaaatatattaaataactaTTAGGtaaatgattatgaaaaaattagTTGGAATGCTATGGATTGACTCATTTTAGGGGTATTGTAGAAGCACACCCCATATAAAAATAGAATGTGTTGTATtttgttataattaaaaaaaaaaaggcgcGAAAGATGAAAATGGAAACAAATTTTGGTATGAAATGAAAAGCAAGACATAATTACTTactgtttttgttgttgttgtttttggaGGAAGATGTTGAGGTTGTTTTGGTTAGCTTTGGGCCTCGGTGATTAAGGCCCATACAACAAGAGGAGCATTCCATTATTCTTGGTTTTGTGGTTGTGGTTTAGAAGAAAGACAATGAATGAATTGTATTATGAAATTATGAATTTAGGATCCAAACAAAGAGGAGGACGAGGAAGATTGAGTTGAACAAGTTAATGTTATTCCATAAATGATAGAAAGAAATGTAAGAAGTTGTAACAAAGTATCTCTATTCTCTActctcattctcattctcatCATTGCTTCTTTCCTTCAACACCTCACAAAACACATTCTCCACCCCATTCAATCAACCCCACTTTGGCTACTCCTTTGCCTTCTTTACAAATCCCACTTTACATTTTTCTTAAGTTTTTTCACTCCATCATTCCACTAACTTAAAATCATTTGTAATGTATGCACTTAATTGTTTTGGTTGCCCAagctttaaatttttgtttttggatTCTCAAAATGTTGGAAAATTGTTGTGCAGAATAACTAAAACAAAATACAATTCATGCCAAATAATATAAAGGACAAAATAAGATTATTCAATGAAAGacttaaaaattgtgatatatttgatataaagaaaatttttatgatatatttatattaatttttaacattgtACTCCAACGCACAATTGCAGAACTTTaatgcaaaatttaatattttttaggtGATAACTTTATCATAAATTTTAGGAAATATATTCATTTAGTATCATGTAATTAtacgaaaaatatatttagtatcTTGTATTTTCAATAATACTTATTTGGGaccttatattttaaaattgtacatatttggtaccctaaaataaattaacataaTTTTATTGATTTGACCAAACAGTTCTCAattatatgtaattaaataattaaatttgaattcagaatttaTAAAATTGAAGGTAGTTTGATtgtattgataaaattttatcacaaaattttgagtttaggATACCAAATATGTATGATTTTAAAACACAGGGTACCAAAtaagtattattaaaaatacagGATACCAAACTTGTATTTAGATGAAAACATAAGGTACCAAATGTGTATACACTCTAAATTTTGTTATGTAAGACAATAacgaaaataatataaatgattcaTGGTTAATGCTATAGCTAGATAAACTGATAAAATACTAAAAGtggtataaaaataaataataaagttgTGCATTTATGATAATGCAAACTTTACAATAGTAAATATTGCGCTAAATTTAGCACAAAATTTACTATGTGCTAAATTTACATTACTATTTTACACGTCATTGAAGCATAAATTTTGCTAAATGAGTTATATTATAGGTTTACACCACTTATCCATTAGAGATGTTCTAAGGTTACAACTTAATAGCTTTACATCACTTATTTGCATCTCTAACACTTGTGTCTGACTTCaacttgaatattttattttctgcgCCATTAAAAATCCAATCTCTTCCCTTGCGCTCCCAAACACCATTGTACATCAAATAGTCAAACAGAGTTGACCctatcaatttaaaaaaaaataaaataaataccacaaaaaatatctacaaaatgtATAAATCAAACACACGTCATCGAACGCATATCGAGTACCATCGAACATGCATCATGAAGCACTCAAACAAACCGCACAACTTACCTTGGATCGAATATGCATCGTGTAACAATTGAACATGCAATATAAGTAATCTATATTGAGCTCAAGATATCATCCCTAACCTTTGAAAATACTAATAATCAAGTAAGCATTGAACACATATTAAATGCGTCAAATTTTACACAAAAAATGAGAGAAACCTAGGgtgcgtttggaaagccacaatgtaattggatttgtgtgtaattggaggtaattacataatttgacatgtttgtctgaccatgtaattacactgtaactgtgtaattggaagtaattgaggggttccaattacactctccaattctcatggccccccatgagaattgaatgtaattacactgtgtaattactaaaaactttccatattaaacattagctattaaagaaaaattattttcctatgtaattactaactattttgccaaacaagatattaggaattcatatgtaattaccaccttatatccaaacacaccttgcattttaaaatatagtgtaattactaaactgtgtaattactaccctagtaattaccctacctagtaattacacaattactTCCAAACACACCCCTAGAAAATACATATCTAATTTCCTAGCCAACAAATCGACAAAATACACAACTAAATGTATATAAAAGGAACAAAACAACAATATActtgaataaaattaacattaacaacaaatataacataaaattgttgggttttatgctctaaataaaactctatttcaatgtaatccattttattcaacatcaataaagaaacagaagtatttttcattcatttgtatatgttttggttcaccttatcaattgtttgtctatttgatttataaattcatttgaaaccctttttcacatacttgatcctgtttattgtgttgtcaacactttggaaagtaaacatgactatatgAATAAagatttctagatttatcagacacagggttttactgatatgataatctacaaaagagtttacttgcatttggagaaatgctatgttctttccagagcattggttaaagtaaagctcaggttggatgcatggagtatgcatcggaagggaccgatattgtactttgacttagatttattaaacttactgtaatatctattcaagtcaatatcgcctagttgatcctagatcaaatgatcttaatcttgttatgattaggctcaatctcaagaggttattcgtgttctttgatttgttagttaagcctacttttgggtcagggtgatacgtacattttgggaacacggtaatgcaattgagtgggagcgctaacataaacatggaatctatagcttctatctggcgaatagtaagtaaaggatgatctcctttgagcttgaccaaacgaaaataaatggtggagtactcatttcacataagctgaaatattatttatacggggttaagtgttttaaggataaaatacattgtaggatgtaacggtaatctaatccatttacattgtagatcattcatatagaggatcattgatcaaattaggattataataatggataactaatgatgtgtctatatggtggaacatatagagcattctatatactgagagtgcaattctaagttctacacgtggattcaacgaagaattaataagttagtgaatttaggttataaattattgatctgcttattggaagctcggttatatagactcgtggtccccccactagttgagataatattgcttgtaagactcatataattggttttgattaatcaattataattctcaaattagactatgtctatttgtgaatttttcactaagtaagggcgaaattgtaaagaaagagttttaggggtatatttgttaattatgatactttgtatggttcaattaataaatatgataaatgacaatattatttaataattatttatagtt
This window harbors:
- the LOC115702596 gene encoding protein PIN-LIKES 7, giving the protein MGFWNMLEVASMPILEVLIVSLIGAFLASHYSNLLPLHMLSSLNKLVFVVFSPCYIFASLVQTITLEDLISWWFMPLNILLTFVIGGILGWIVVKITRPKPHLEGLIIATCSAGNLGNLVIIIVPAICNETGTPFGDTNKCRSAALSYASFSMALGGFYIWTYTYHLIRTSSIKFKALEASQSQAQPQQEEITKTPNADLDGDHQTHLLTNTNKDNNDDDHHHHLDFIVSEINTTTTTTELEHISSLSSGSRVGQILHMIREELLAPPTIAVFVGLLFGATKWLKNLIIGPNAPLRVIQGSAQLLGDGTQPCITLLLGGNLIHGNKTSIKAKVLIGVICSRYILLPGIGILIVKGANQLGLLPSDPLFLYLLMLQFTLPPAMNISTMTQLFNVAQEECSLLFLWTYLLAAPALTIWSTIYISILSHH
- the LOC115702594 gene encoding thioredoxin reductase NTRB; the encoded protein is MECSSCCMGLNHRGPKLTKTTSTSSSKNNNNKNREYEERCIPIEMSFRPNQKTLFSLLKKARSFVASTSTTAAIAATSSSSSSAIAMDAPNTLTTKLCIIGSGPAAHTAAIYAARAELNPILFEGWMANDIAPGGQLTTTSDVENFPGFPDGILGIELTDRFRSQSLRFGTQIFTETVSRVDFSATPFKIFSDSKTVIADSVIVATGAVAKRLEFAGSGEGKDGFWNRGISACAVCDGAAPIFRNKPLAVIGGGDSAMEEANFLTKYGSEVYIIHRRDSFRASKIMQNRALSNPKIKVVWNSAVVEAYGEGDKKNNLGGLKIKNSVSGEVSDLKVSGLFFAIGHEPATKFLDGQLELDSDGYVATKPGSTVTSVRGVFAAGDVQDKKYRQAVTAAGTGCMAALEAEHYLQEIGSQQDKTD